A DNA window from Janibacter sp. A1S7 contains the following coding sequences:
- a CDS encoding YifB family Mg chelatase-like AAA ATPase: protein MSIGVTRGVALRGITGRVVDVECHSGQGLPTFEIGGLPDTALRQAPQRVRAAAIAAGHSLNQRQLTINLSPASIPKHGTSFDLGIAVAALTACEVLPAATVRPIVHLAELGLDGRLRHVTGILPAVLAAQEAGCTHVVVAPDDVAEAGLVDGITVATAATLEDLVDGYRSLAKGERPPPAPAPQEHVTVSEGRHLDLADVSGQHEARAALTLAAAGGHHLLLNGPPGSGKTMLAERLVTILPPLTREQALESLAVRSLLGAVPTTGIDRVPPFVAPHHSASVPSLVGGGTGAVLPGALSQAHHGVLFLDEAAEFAGSALQALRQPLESGEVVVARARERVSYPARVQLVLAANPCPCGEGHGKGLNCRCRPTERRAYAARLSGPLMDRMDIQVQVPKVSLADLSEDPPDSSAAVAARVMAARGAQAARWPADRWQLNSQVPGPVLRRTPWRLPSATTRLLDRALELGQVTLRGYDRVLRLAWSSADLHGRTSPDVDDVGLALMYRTQGAVAA from the coding sequence GTGAGTATCGGGGTGACCCGCGGGGTGGCCCTGCGCGGGATCACCGGCCGGGTCGTCGACGTCGAGTGCCACAGCGGGCAGGGACTGCCGACCTTCGAGATCGGTGGCCTGCCGGACACCGCACTGCGTCAGGCGCCCCAGCGGGTGCGGGCGGCAGCCATCGCCGCCGGGCACTCGCTGAACCAGCGGCAGCTGACGATCAACCTCTCGCCCGCATCGATTCCCAAACACGGGACGTCCTTCGACCTGGGGATCGCCGTCGCGGCCCTGACCGCGTGCGAGGTCCTCCCCGCGGCGACGGTGCGTCCCATCGTCCACCTGGCGGAGCTCGGCCTCGACGGGCGTCTGCGGCACGTCACCGGCATCCTCCCGGCGGTGCTCGCCGCCCAGGAGGCCGGCTGCACACACGTCGTCGTCGCGCCGGACGATGTCGCCGAGGCCGGCCTCGTCGACGGGATCACCGTCGCGACGGCGGCCACGCTCGAGGACCTCGTCGACGGCTACCGCTCCCTGGCGAAGGGGGAGCGGCCGCCACCGGCGCCGGCCCCGCAGGAGCACGTGACGGTCTCCGAGGGACGGCACCTCGACCTCGCCGACGTCTCGGGACAGCACGAGGCGCGGGCCGCACTGACCCTGGCCGCGGCCGGTGGTCACCACCTGCTGCTCAACGGGCCCCCCGGCTCGGGCAAGACCATGCTCGCCGAACGGTTGGTGACGATCCTGCCGCCACTCACCCGCGAGCAAGCACTCGAGAGCCTTGCCGTGCGCTCCCTGCTCGGCGCCGTACCCACCACGGGGATCGACCGCGTGCCGCCCTTCGTCGCGCCGCACCACTCAGCCAGCGTGCCGTCGCTCGTCGGCGGTGGAACCGGGGCGGTGCTCCCGGGGGCGCTCTCCCAGGCCCACCACGGCGTCCTGTTCTTGGACGAGGCGGCCGAGTTCGCCGGGTCCGCCCTGCAGGCCCTGCGCCAGCCGCTGGAGTCGGGCGAGGTCGTCGTCGCCCGGGCCCGTGAGCGGGTGTCCTACCCGGCGCGGGTGCAACTTGTCCTCGCGGCGAACCCGTGTCCCTGCGGGGAAGGTCACGGCAAGGGGCTGAACTGCCGGTGCCGGCCGACCGAGCGCCGGGCCTACGCCGCACGGCTGAGCGGACCGCTCATGGACCGGATGGACATCCAGGTCCAGGTGCCCAAGGTCAGCCTCGCCGACCTCAGCGAGGACCCGCCGGACTCCAGCGCCGCAGTGGCCGCCCGGGTCATGGCGGCCCGCGGCGCACAGGCGGCGCGCTGGCCGGCGGACCGCTGGCAGCTCAACAGCCAGGTCCCCGGGCCCGTGCTGCGACGGACCCCGTGGCGCCTGCCGTCGGCGACGACACGCCTGCTCGATCGTGCCCTCGAGCTCGGTCAGGTGACCCTGCGTGGCTACGACAGGGTGCTCAGACTGGCCTGGTCGAGCGCCGACCTGCACGGACGCACGAGTCCGGACGTCGATGACGTCGGGCTGGCCCTGATGTACCGCACGCAGGGCGCGGTGGCCGCATGA
- the dprA gene encoding DNA-processing protein DprA, with protein sequence MSAGRPRTPTRAEVARAHAEVGSDQRRARVAWSRLLEPQRERASDTPSALHEHIAQLGHVEAWHRLVDDDLPRCESARARVPDVDVDGELSRAVRSGARVVIPGDADWPAALDHPDIAPHLVHVRGQGCLGDLAGRAVAIVGSRASSGYGEAIARELGAGVARHGWSVVSGAAYGIDAAAHQGALAVDGPAVAVLPCGPDRVYPRGHERLIHAVAESGVVITELATGMTARRHRFLARNRLIAALGSACVVVEAGLRSGSLNTAGWADALHRPVGAVPGPVTQMSSAGCHEWIRRGQATLVTDAEEVLGLAAPVGQAPAEVVELLGPSRAPDVMTSDQRRVHDRLEVRRGRDVGDIATELVVPVDEVIARLAMMQLEGWSHHGDDGRWYRGGGPTR encoded by the coding sequence ATGAGTGCCGGTCGTCCGCGCACACCCACCCGGGCAGAGGTGGCTCGCGCCCACGCGGAGGTCGGCTCCGACCAGCGCCGTGCGCGAGTGGCGTGGTCACGTCTGCTGGAGCCGCAGCGCGAACGCGCGAGCGACACACCCTCCGCGCTCCACGAACACATCGCGCAGCTCGGCCACGTCGAGGCGTGGCACCGGCTCGTCGACGACGACCTGCCACGGTGCGAGAGTGCACGCGCCCGGGTGCCCGATGTCGACGTCGACGGTGAGCTCTCCCGCGCCGTCCGCTCGGGAGCACGGGTGGTCATCCCCGGGGACGCCGACTGGCCCGCCGCTCTCGACCATCCGGACATCGCCCCGCACCTGGTGCACGTGCGCGGTCAGGGGTGCCTCGGTGACCTCGCCGGGCGGGCAGTGGCCATCGTCGGATCCCGAGCCAGCAGCGGCTACGGCGAGGCGATCGCCCGCGAGCTGGGCGCCGGTGTCGCCCGGCACGGGTGGAGCGTCGTCTCCGGGGCTGCCTACGGGATCGACGCGGCGGCCCATCAGGGAGCGCTCGCGGTCGACGGTCCCGCGGTGGCCGTGCTGCCCTGCGGACCGGACCGCGTCTACCCGCGCGGGCACGAGCGACTCATCCACGCCGTCGCCGAATCAGGCGTCGTCATCACCGAGCTCGCGACGGGCATGACCGCGCGGCGCCACCGGTTCCTCGCTCGCAACCGACTCATCGCGGCCCTGGGCAGCGCCTGTGTCGTCGTCGAGGCGGGCCTGCGCTCGGGGTCGCTCAACACCGCGGGCTGGGCCGATGCCCTGCACCGACCCGTCGGGGCGGTGCCCGGGCCGGTCACCCAGATGTCCTCGGCGGGGTGCCACGAGTGGATCCGTCGCGGTCAGGCCACCCTCGTCACCGACGCCGAGGAGGTACTCGGCCTGGCGGCCCCGGTCGGGCAGGCTCCGGCCGAGGTCGTCGAGCTGCTCGGGCCGAGTCGTGCTCCCGACGTGATGACCAGTGACCAGCGGCGGGTCCACGACCGGCTCGAGGTCCGACGGGGCCGTGACGTCGGAGACATCGCCACCGAGCTCGTCGTGCCGGTCGATGAGGTCATCGCCCGGCTGGCGATGATGCAGCTCGAGGGATGGTCCCACCACGGTGACGACGGGCGCTGGTACAGGGGTGGTGGCCCGACACGGTGA
- a CDS encoding tyrosine recombinase XerC, giving the protein MSTAAPREPSPAPQWVAQSVDAFADHLVRERDRSEHTVRAYAGDVRACLTWCAAEGSRSLADIDLAALRAWLGTLASGGAARSTLSRRSAAVRTFFAWARRTGRIRTDPALRLASPRRQRTLPDVLTKDGATAVLDVAAVAADDDDPIHLRNRAVLELLYATGIRVGELTGLDVDDADRHRRVVRVLGKGRKERMVPFGQPADDALAAWLEHGRPLVATSDSGPALFLGRRGRRVDPRQVREVVHGLLAHVPDAPDLGPHGLRHSAATHLLEGGADLRMVQELLGHSSLATTQIYTHVSLDRLRDSYRQAHPRA; this is encoded by the coding sequence GTGAGCACGGCAGCCCCCCGGGAGCCGTCACCCGCGCCGCAGTGGGTGGCGCAGTCGGTCGACGCCTTCGCCGATCACCTCGTCCGCGAGCGCGACCGCTCCGAGCACACGGTCCGTGCGTATGCCGGGGACGTACGGGCCTGCCTGACGTGGTGCGCCGCCGAGGGCAGCAGATCGCTCGCCGACATCGATCTGGCGGCCCTGCGTGCCTGGCTGGGCACGCTCGCCAGCGGGGGAGCGGCCCGGTCGACGTTGTCCCGCCGCTCAGCGGCAGTGCGCACCTTCTTCGCTTGGGCGCGACGCACCGGGCGGATCAGGACCGACCCTGCGCTGCGGCTGGCCTCGCCCCGGAGACAGCGGACCCTGCCCGACGTGCTCACCAAGGACGGCGCGACCGCCGTCCTCGACGTCGCCGCGGTCGCCGCCGATGACGACGACCCGATCCACCTGCGCAACCGGGCCGTCCTCGAGCTGCTCTACGCCACCGGCATCCGCGTCGGGGAGCTGACCGGGCTGGACGTCGACGACGCCGACCGCCACCGCAGGGTCGTGCGGGTACTCGGCAAGGGCCGCAAGGAGCGGATGGTCCCCTTCGGGCAGCCGGCCGACGACGCGCTCGCCGCGTGGCTCGAGCACGGCCGCCCACTCGTCGCGACGTCCGACTCCGGCCCCGCGCTCTTCCTCGGCCGTCGGGGCCGTCGGGTCGACCCGCGCCAGGTGCGCGAGGTCGTGCACGGCCTGCTGGCCCACGTCCCGGACGCACCCGACCTCGGGCCGCACGGGCTGCGTCACTCCGCTGCGACGCACCTGCTCGAGGGAGGGGCCGACCTGAGGATGGTCCAGGAGCTGCTCGGGCACTCCTCGCTGGCCACCACCCAGATCTACACGCACGTCTCCCTCGACCGGCTGCGCGACAGCTACCGGCAGGCGCACCCGCGCGCCTGA
- a CDS encoding murein hydrolase activator EnvC family protein, which produces MAATAPVALAVAGALVGLPPPSPPGPTWQWPVGDGERPAVAASFDAPDERWGPGHRGIDLRTAKGADVTAVADGVVSHRAVIAGRGTLSITHESGVRSTYEPVVSDLSVGDRVRRGQVVGHIGGGASHCAPRTCLHLGAKRADDYLDPLPYFGARRVILLPVP; this is translated from the coding sequence ATGGCCGCCACCGCACCCGTCGCCCTCGCCGTCGCCGGCGCCCTCGTCGGGCTCCCTCCCCCTTCCCCTCCGGGCCCGACGTGGCAGTGGCCCGTCGGCGACGGCGAGCGGCCTGCGGTGGCGGCCTCCTTCGATGCACCCGACGAGCGATGGGGTCCCGGGCACCGTGGGATCGACCTGAGGACGGCGAAGGGGGCGGACGTCACCGCGGTCGCGGACGGCGTCGTCTCCCACCGCGCGGTGATCGCCGGTCGCGGCACGCTGAGCATCACGCACGAGTCCGGCGTCCGCAGCACCTACGAGCCGGTGGTCAGCGACCTCTCCGTCGGGGACCGGGTGCGTCGCGGGCAGGTCGTCGGGCACATCGGAGGCGGCGCGAGCCACTGCGCGCCGCGCACCTGCCTGCACCTGGGGGCGAAGCGGGCCGACGACTACCTCGACCCGCTCCCCTACTTCGGCGCACGGCGGGTGATCCTCCTGCCGGTGCCCTGA